In Diabrotica undecimpunctata isolate CICGRU chromosome 4, icDiaUnde3, whole genome shotgun sequence, a single genomic region encodes these proteins:
- the LOC140438675 gene encoding uncharacterized protein — translation MDNAPYHSRRMEKIPSSASRKADIIDWLRSKNIDFDESMIKIQLLDIVREHKSSHIRFAVDEMAREHGITVLRTPPYHYQAIQNITASNWQSCINHTQKKEDKMWDVDTRVDVLIEPIIITSGEDSSDSELTTGSDSE, via the exons ATGGACAATGCACCTTATCACAGCCGTCGTATGGAAAAAATACCATCTTCTGCATCTCGAAAGGCAGATATAATAGATtggttaagaagtaaaaatatagattttgatgaATCCATGATAAAGATTCAATTACTTGATATAGTGCGCGAACATAAGAGTTCACACATCAGATTTGCAGTAGACGAAATGGCACGCGAGCATGGCATCACCGTATTAAGAACTCCACCGTATCATT ACCAAGCCATACAAAATATAACCGCTTCCAACTGGCAGTCATGCATTAACCATACAcagaaaaaagaagataaaatgtgggacgtAGACACGCGTGTTGATGTTCTTATCGAGCCCATTATCATTACTTCAGGAGAAGACAGTAGTGATAGTGAATTAACAACAGGAAGtgattcagaataa